The Salvelinus fontinalis isolate EN_2023a chromosome 24, ASM2944872v1, whole genome shotgun sequence genome has a segment encoding these proteins:
- the LOC129822044 gene encoding serine/threonine-protein kinase PAK 4-like encodes MFTKKKKPRVQISAPSNFEHRVHTDFDEQEQKFVGLPRQWQSLIEDTAKRPKPFIDVTVITTVEPRKTIVRGSKIAVDGSLTWLLDEFDTMSVTRSNSLRRGSPPIQPRRDSGSSGGGGHENGDLAHRTHHHPDHYGDRDREQPRTDQLAGGDPRQTQRVPRSQREDGRPQQQPRGQEPGSRHRERERPCPPPPPPKPRDMDPRDHHDQVVRRDGPSDKRPKSSYTGRDSSPQSPRDKRPLSGPNIRMPNLPVTEGVIKTAQQSSRPFNTYPRADSEGGRSPTSQELKPARPHETQRHNGPSSGRSGGRAPQQGQLRGDPHHTSHPVLGPEPPHGYQQLKAPVPRPLAPALPPQQALSTQREPQRVSHEQFRAALQMVVDPGDPRTYLDHYIKIGEGSTGIVCIATVKSTGKLVAVKKMDLRKQQRRELLFNEVVIMRDYHHDNVVEMYNSYLVGDELWVVMEFLEGGALTDIVTHTRMNEEQIATVCLSVLKALSVLHTQGVIHRDIKSDSILLTHDGRVKLSDFGFCAQVSKEVQRRKSLVGTPYWMAPELISRLPYGPEVDIWSLGVMVIEMVDGEPPYFNEPPLKAMKMIRDNLPPKLKNLHKVSPLLKGFLDKLLVRDPTQRASANELLKHPFLSKAGPPSCIVPLMRQNRMR; translated from the exons GGCAGTCACTGATCGAGGACACGGCCAAGAGGCCCAAGCCCTTCATCGACGTCACCGTCATCACCACGGTGGAGCCCCGCAAG ACCATAGTGCGGGGTAGTAAGATCGCTGTGGACGGCTCGCTGACATGGCTGCTGGATGAGTTTGACACCATGTCGGTGACCCGCTCCAACTCCCTGAGGCGGGGCAGCCCCCCTATCCAGCCCCGCAGAGACTCTGGATCCTCGGGGGGAGGAGGCCATGAGAACGGGGACCTGGCCCACCGGACACACCACCACCCAGATCACTATGGAGACAGAGATAG GGAGCAGCCCAGGACGGACCAGTTAGCTGGTGGAGACCCCCGGCAGACCCAACGGGTACCCCGCTCTCAGAGAGAGGACGGCCGGCCACAGCAGCAGCCCCGGGGCCAGGAGCCAGGCAGCAGGCACCGAGAGAGGGAGCGGCCCTGCCCACCCCCTCCCCCGCCAAAGCCCAGAGACATGGACCCACGGGACCACCACGATCAGGTAGTCCGCAGGGACGGGCCCAGCGACAAGAGGCCCAAGTCCAGCTACACAGGCAGGGACAGCAGCCCCCAATCGCCCCGGGATAAGAGGCCTCTCTCGGGGCCCAACATCCGTATGCCTAACCTCCCTGTAACAGAGGGGGTGATAAAGACAGCACAGCAGAGCAGCAGGCCGTTCAACACCTACCCTCGTGCTGACAGTGAAGGAGGAAGAAGCCCCACCAGCCAG GAGCTGAAGCCAGCCCGACCACACGAAACACAGCGCCACAACGGTCCCTCTAGTGGCCGCAGCGGGGGCAGAGCCCCACAGCAGGGCCAGCTACGAGGGGACCCCCACCACACCTCCCACCCTGTCCTGGGCCCTGAGCCCCCCCACGGCTACCAGCAGCTGAAGGCTCCCGTTCCCCGCCCCCTGGCCCCTGCCCTACCACCACAGCAGGCCCTCTCAACCCAGAGGGAGCCCCAGCGGGTGTCCCATGAGCAGTTCCGCGCCGCGCTGCAGATGGTGGTGGACCCGGGTGACCCGCGCACCTACCTGGACCACTACATCAAGATCGGAGAGGGCTCTACCGGCATTGTGTGCATTGCCACCGTCAAGAGCACCGGCAAACTGGTGGCTGTTAAGAAGATGGACCTGCGCAAGCAGCAGCGCCGGGAGCTGCTATTCAATGAG GTGGTGATAATGCGGGACTATCACCATGACAACGTGGTGGAGATGTACAACAGCTACCTGGTGGGAGATGAACTCTGGGTCGTCATGGAATTCCTGGAGGGAGGGGCTTTGACTGACATCGTCACACACACCAG gatgAATGAGGAGCAGATAGCCACAGTGTGCCTGTCTGTACTGAAGGCTCTGTCAGTTCTGCACACCCAGGGCGTCATCCACAGGGACATCAAGAGTGACTCCATCCTTCTCACCCACGATGGCAGA GTGAAGCTGTCAGACTTTGGCTTCTGTGCCCAGGTATCTAAAGAGGTCCAGCGGCGCAAGTCCCTGGTAGGCACACCCTATTGGATGGCCCCAGAGCTCATCTCACGACTACCCTATGGGCCTGAG GTGGACATCTGGTCCTTGGGGGTGATGGTGATTGAGATGGTGGACGGAGAACCCCCCTATTTCAATGAGCCCCCCCTCAAAGCTATGAAGATGATCCGTGACAACCTACCACCCAAACTCAAGAACTTACACAAG gtttctcctctcctcaagGGCTTCCTGGACAAATTGCTGGTGCGAGACCCTACCCAGAGGGCCTCAGCCAATGAGCTGCTCAAGCACCCCTTCCTGAGCAAGGCTGGCCCGCCCTCCTGCATCGTGCCTCTCATGAGGCAGAACCGCATGAGATGA